The Microplitis mediator isolate UGA2020A chromosome 8, iyMicMedi2.1, whole genome shotgun sequence genome has a window encoding:
- the LOC130673343 gene encoding uncharacterized protein LOC130673343: MMKLIKVLGVIKFSGGVVNLLYSVFVFTIIVFGQVNNVYGDSEKVGICAMTGCNCTIVAKHWINVKCIFTDYEEVELHEGSIPADASDVSVSRCRELRIHSGAFTGGPQLKRVHVTGIHSVVAKTQAFHNISAPNPLLEVTECNRVVLESQAFKNARGTLSVSISRCKHVEIKPNAFSWLLRFSISEVTNLELSSNAFKFDAPPHGRHGPATKIMFQSVKITEFPSSVFPSAAAEIRIDNVWTKVIRKDAFCALLFLGVRISNASITDIEAGAFNDKTLIHNFELIDVRLQNVKNGAFKAAFNNFTIQYSQFNEIESGAIEISAATIAFNNNLFHSLGKKSITLKQWSKIVIDNNMFTEIAEDAIIADEIADKTPEQQLEFSFRGNRIVNAEKNSLRFASLSEKSNINIATVGNNYFEKICTCFIEDYIRDITGRNTSVEWIMKSSYCIAGEFLEKCLKVPQGYLEMGNFTTTICSKNDNLVCGEPSEKPTSSVSPPSVGPHVYPRQNSYFDVEMSDSEQLEREKRLIVIVCVAAVFVIIAIILTSGILYMRRRGVCPKLTSGNLINFTNSWLSPTSGMTAATSARSISRLSINEYAGLRPETRILNVENEAINHQLEQQDNGETEEGFTYTENKASQTLPEELTEEYLRELRDRLNDPDNYSQARDMIEHLYDLIKVEESCNNNNDNRPTSLNVDDTYDIIAPRIRRQRNQKSTTDMGTKVPSLEKLLPSEHSIVNRPAIAEYTEPRDLRTSDQNHLYAELPGDETVPSTSRLSQPILAATLAAARAPLPLPPDVVNDHLINNNNNKNNNNNNNISNDNHERQYLDLDVEHPYQEAITDKKYQPKSLFFFKTLGESLKGNKSNSNANNKKTNSLFAEYADPNDVTAHLYSELPEPQGSSTPASKMANRPLPIKPDQENVAINLART; encoded by the exons GAAGTAGAATTACATGAAGGGTCAATTCCAGCTGACGCATCAGATGTCTCAGTGTCTCGTTGTCGCGAATTAAGGATCCACTCAGGAGCTTTTACTGGTGGTCCTCAACTAAAACGAGTTCACGTGACGGGAATACACAGTGTTGTTGCTAAAACGCAAGCATTTCACAATATAAGCGCACCGAATCCACTTTTGGAAGTTACTGAGTGTAATCGAGTTGTATTGGAGTCACAGGCATTCAAAAATGCACGTGGGACGCTTTCTGTATCTATATCGAGATGTAAACACGTTGAAATAAAACCAAATGCATTTTCTTGGTTACTTAGATTTTCAATTAGCGAAGTTACTAATCTTGAATTATCGAGCAATGCCTTCAAATTTGACGCACCTCCACATGGTCGTCATGGGCCAGCGACTAag attatGTTCCAATCAGTTAAAATAACGGAGTTTCCAAGTTCAGTATTTCCGTCAGCAGCTGCCGAAATACGCATAGATAATGTTTGGACAAAAGTTATTCGCAAAGATGCATTTTGTGCATTATTATTTCTCGGGGTTAGAATAAGTAATGCATCAATAACTGATATCGAAGCTGGAGCATTCAATGACAAAACACTTATTCATAATTTCGAGTTAATCGACGTCAGATTACAGAATGTAAAAAACGGGGCCTTCAAAGctgcatttaataattttaccatACAGTATTCACA attcAATGAAATCGAGAGCGGAGCAATAGAAATATCAGCCGCCACAATAGCATTCAACAATAATTTGTTTCATAGCCtcggaaaaaaatcaattactttAAAACAATGGAGTAAAATAGTAATTGATAACAATATGTTTACCGAAATAGCTGAAGATGCAATCATAGCAGATGAAATAGCAGACAAAACACCCGAACAACAACTCGAATTTTCATTTCGCGGCAATAGAATAGTCaacgctgaaaaaaattcactgaGATTTGCATCATTAAGTGAAAAATCAAACATAAATATCGCAACAGtcggtaataattattttgaaaaaatatgcacttgtttTATCGAGGATTACATACGTGATATAACTGGTAGAAATACATCAGTCGAATGGATTATGAAGTCGAGTTACTGTATCGCAGgtgaatttttagaaaaatgcCTAAAAGTACCTCAGGGATATTTAGAAATGGGTAATTTTACCACGACAATTTGCAGCAAAAATGATAATCTAGTTTGCGGTGAACCCTCTGAAAAACCCACATCCAGTGTAAGTCCCCCGAGCGTCGGTCCCCACGTTTACCCACGACAAAATAGTTATTTCGACGTCGAAATGAGCGATTCTGAGCAATTGGAACGCGAAAAACGTCTCATCGTCATAGTTTGTGTTGCTGCTGTCTTTGTAATAATCGCTATTATTTTAACTTCCGGTATTTTGTACATGAGACGTCGTGGGGTCTGTCCAAAGTTGACCTCAGGgaacttgataaattttacgAATTCATGGTTATCACCAACAAGCGGAATGACTGCTGCGACATCAGCCCGTTCTATTTCACGTCTCAGTATAAATGAATATGCTGGACTACGTCCAGAGACACGTATTCTCAATGTTGAAAACGAAGCAATTAATCATCAGCTAGAGCAACAAGATAATGGAGAAACAGAAGAGGGTTTCACGTACACCGAGAACAAAGCATCCCAAACATTGCCAGAGGAATTGACTGAAGAGTATTTGAGGGAATTACGTGACCGATTGAATGATCCAGATAATTATAGCCAAGCACGTGACATGATCGAACATCTTTACGATCTTATAAAGGTCGAAGAAAGTtgcaataataacaatgacaaTCGGCCTACATCATTAAACGTCGACGATACTTACGACATTATTGCGCCGCGAATTCGCAGGCAGCGGAATCAAAAATCGACGACAGATATGGGAACAAAAGTGCCATCATTGGAAAAATTATTGCCAAGTGAGCACAGCATCGTTAATAGACCGGCAATTGCTGAGTATACTGAGCCAAGAGATCTCAGAACAAGTGATCAAAATCATCTTTACGCTGAATTACCCGGTGATGAAACTGTACCAAGTACTAGCAGACTTTCACAGCCAATTTTAGCAGCAACTTTGGCTGCCGCGAGAGCGCCATTACCACTGCCACCAGATGTTGTTAACGATCatcttattaataataataataataaaaataataataataataataatattagtaaTGATAACCATGAAAGACAGTATTTAGATCTTGATGTCGAGCATCCTTATCAAGAAGCAATAACCGATAAAAAATACCAGCCaaagtcattatttttttttaagacactCGGCGAAAGCTTGAagggtaataaaagtaatagtaatgctaataataaaaaaactaacagTTTGTTTGCGGAGTATGCAGATCCGAATGATGTAACGGCACATCTTTATTCAGAATTACCCGAGCCACAGGGCTCTTCAACACCCGCTAGTAAAATGGCAAATCGACCGCTTCCGATAAAACCAGACCAAGAGAATGTTGCTATTAATTTGGCCAGGACGTGA